TCGCCATCTTCCAGCATCCCATTCATACAAAACCCGTTCATCAGGACGTTGAATGTGACAACCGTGGGTTCAATCCCTCTCCCGAGCATCTCCTTCAAAACCTCTTGAGCCTTAGCCATCTCCCCTGCTTTGCAGTAGGCGTCCATTAACGTTGTATAAGTGACAGCGTCTGGAGTAATCCCCGCAGCTTCATCAAACTCTCCGACAAGTTTAATCGCCTCTTCGATGTTCCCTGACTTGCACAGACCATTGACAATGGAGTTATAAGTAAAAAGATTCGGTTGAAGACCTAGTTTCCACATCTCATGGAGAAGGTCGTTTGCTGAGTCCAAGTCCCCTTCTTTACACAGCCCATCAATTAACGTGGTGTACGTGACAACATTAGGAGAACACCCCGCCTGAATCATGTGATTGTGGACGCTAAAAGCCTCTTTCATCTGCCCTGCTTTGCAGTATCCATTGATAACTTCAGTAAAAGTAATGCTATCCGGTTCCAAACCCCTGCAAAGCATTTCACGGAACAGTCTACCAGCCTCCACCATGTCGCTAACACGACAAAACCCTGATATAATAGCAGTGTACGTCAAAACATCTGGTGCAATATCCAAAGAGAGCATCTCGTGAAAAATCTTCGATGCAGTCCGAATATTCCCTCCCTTGCAGAAACCATCAATAAGAGTTGTGTACACTACAGCGTCAGGAACTATGCCCTGCTCTATCATCTCTCGAAAAGCCTCCTCTGCTTCTGCTAGCTTACACCTTCTGCATAGCAAGAGAATGATGCTACCGTAAGTATAAGAGTTTGGCTTCAACCCCTTCTCTCTCATGACTTCGATGAGCTTCCAGACCTTTTCAAGTTCCCCAAATCTGCAGTATCCGTTTATCACTGTACTGTAACTCACAACATCAGGGGTGTATCCCTTCAACTCCATAAGCACGAGTAGATGGTGAGCCTCGCGTATCCTCCCAAGCTGACAAACACAGTGAATCACAATGTTATAAGAAGCAACATTCCAACAAACACCCACCTCAGGAAACTCCCTGAACACTACAACAGCTTTTTCACCACAGTCTTTAGAAAGACGGTCAAGGTATAGGTTACAGGAATCAACAGAGAGAACCAAACCATAACTCAACATCTTCTCAAAGACTTTCCTAGCTTCACGGACCATCCCACACTCAACTAGCACTTGAAAGAAAACATCGAAGACATTAGGATCCGAGCCCCAGTCCTTGTAAGTATACACCAAAAGATCAAAAAACTGTACAAAGGAGTCATCAACACTCATCTTCGGTCTCTCCCAGAAGCTGCTTACAAGAGAACGAGCCACTTCCAAATCCTTACACGCAACAGCTAAGTGAGCGACGATGCAGAGAGCTTCGAGGGTGGAGTCTCTGCGTGAGCGTGCCCATTCGAAGAAGTCGAGAACGAGGTTGTAATCGGATCTAATCTTCATGAGCACCCAAATCAAATGGTCGGTTTTGAACTTGCATTCGTAAGGCTTTAAGCTACGTTTGAGAGGCTCAGCGCGGCGAAGCTTGATCGCATTGGCGATTTGGTGGACGAGTTCGGTGTCTCTCACTGAAGGTTTCTTCGGGGAGTAATCGGGGAAAGGTCTTGTGGTGTCGGTTATGGTTGAGGAAGAGAGGTTACGAGCGTTGGGGATAATAGATTGGGAGGACCGAAGAGTAAAGAGGTGGATAAAGTTTCTCAAGGCAAAGGTAGTACCTTTCTTCATTACAGAGTACAATAGATGGCTGCTTCATCGCTCCATCACAAACCCAGAAACACGTCGCGAGCTTAGTTCACTCGCTCGCTCCGataaaaaaccctaaaaagctgctcttttttttttttttttgaagacgAAGGGAAGGGCACAGTGTGCAATTGAGAACGACGAGATCGATTTGGAAATGAAACTCATAAGGCCCATTAATAACAACACTTTGGCCCATTTTTAACAACAAGTCTTATAAATGAAAAACACTTAGGCCCATTATACGTACCTTCTCTTACAAGTATTCTGATGTGCAAAGATAGTTTACACTTTACAATTTGGTCTAGGGTTTCATCTTTTTAATTTCGTTGATTTTGTACAACATGTTGGTGACGACGAATTTATTGGGATCTAAATGCAACTTGTATTTCCATTCATAGACTCTTTAGTTTAACACAATGTTCATCAGTTAGACAATTTAATTTGGAACATTCAACATAGAAACAAACTCATTGATGCTCTTATCAGAACTATCTTCTTGACAAACCGCTTCTAAAGCCAACACTTTCCACTTTTCATCTCTTTCCATTTCTCTCCTTCCATAACTTCTCCCACACATCTCACaatctcatctcttctcacaAACCCCCATCAGCTTCTGCCAAGGTTGCCTGAAAAACGCGGCACCTCTCAAACCATGACTATGAGCTACATCAAGAAGCCAAAGCATGGTGGAGTCGTACACTAGAGGATAACTATCATCTATTAGCCCATTCAAGTATCCTACAAGTTCTTGTCATATAATGAGATGAATGTATAAGTCTAACTTCTGCATGAGAGGGATAGATATAGATAAACAAGGTGATTGTCTTATGCAGTCTTCAGTTTCACCTGTTATCAGTTCAGAGACAAAAAGGGAAAGCATACCTCAAAATACCACCAGTCTACTGTTCATTCGGTCAAAATATTCAAAGTTGGTCAAATGATAATGAAAGCGTTGAATAATGTTGTTCATGTCATGCTTGCCATGTCTGAACATATTTTAAGTTGAGTATTTATAGAAGACTATTAAATTTCTTTTGTAGGATAATAATTGATATATTCGACGGGTCATTCGTTTACTTTTGATGGAGATTTGACTTTGCGTAATAGTCACAAAGAGCAAGTTTGAATTTGTTTAAGTTTGGTCTCAGAGTTTACCTTCAGAACAATTATTTTTCGTGTTTAAGTACTAGACTTGATCACCTCAAGTTTCACAAGAGCAGACTACAATGGAACTCTGTTTGGTATATTCAGCAGCTTTTGCATTGTGTCTTGTCGTATCAGTTCTTGCGCAAGACCAATCAGTTTTCTTGAGTGATTCCTTTATTCTTCAtaagtgtgtttttttttctagtgaAGAAGTCTAAATCTTAACTCTTTTCACGTTGCATGATCACAGGTTTCATAAGTATCGACTGTGGAATCCCAAGTGGATCATCGTACAAAGACGACACAACGGGCATTAACTACCTCTCAGATTCATCCTTCGTCGAAACAGGAGTCTCTAAATCGGTCTCCTTCACAGCTCAAAGACAGCTTCAAACCCTGAGGAGCTTCCCTGAAGGTTCAAGAAACTGCTACACGCTGACTCCGAAGCAAGGGAAAGGCAAGAAGTACCTCATAAGAGCTACTTTCATGTACGGTAACTACGACGTAGAAAACGGTTCTCCGGAGTTTCATCTGTTTCTTGGTGGAAACATCTGGGACACCGTGTCTCTTACCAATGGATCGGTCGTTGTATCCAAAGAAGTCGTTTACTTGAGCCAAGCAGAGCAAATATTCGTCTGCTTAGGAAACAAAGGCAAAGGAACTCCATTTATGTCGACGCTCGAGCTTCGGTTTCTCGGGAACGACAATACCACGTATGATTCTCCGAATGGTGCTCTCTTCTTCTCCAGGCGGTGGGACTTTGGCTCTCTTATGGACTCACCCGTCAGGTAAATCtctgtttcatactctgtttcgTGCTCTGTTTTTACTCTGTTTCGTACTCTGTTTTGTGTTCTGTTTCTTTGGCTCTAAGTTTCTGAATATCTTTTTTAACATCGAATCAGATATGATGAAGATGTGTATGACAGAATATGGATACCGCGAAACTTTGGATACTGTAGAGAGATCAACACCTCACTTCATGTGATCTCTGACGATAATAGTTACAATCTTTCAAGTTTGGTGATGAGCACAGCAATGACTCCAATAAACACAACAAACCCAATCACAATGACTTTAGAAAACAGTGATCCAAACGTCAGGTACTTTGTTTACATTCACGTCGCCGAGGTAGAAGATCTTACTCTCAGACCAAACCAGACCAGAGAGTTTGATATCCAAATCAACGGAGTGACAGTTGCTCCTGCCTTCAGCCCCAAGTATCTTCAGAcaaatacttttgttttttaaacCCTGAGAGCCAAACGAATATTGTGTTTTCCCTCGTGAGAACCTCCAAGTCCACTCTTCCACCAATCGTTAACGCACTGGAGATCTACATCGCAAATAGTTTCACTCAATCTCTCACCAACGAAGAAGACGGTAGGTACTAATAAAATGAAACCAACAAGTTTTAGCTCTGTTTTCTCATTTCGATCGATGGTTTAACATATAGTCAACGCGGTTATGGACATAAAGACAAGCTATAAAGTGAAGAGAAACTGGCAAGGAGATCCTTGTATGCCTAATGACTACATTTGGGAAGGACTTAACTGTAGTTATGATAGTCTTACTCCTCCAAGAATCACATCATTGTAAGTGTGTAACTTAATCTTAATCTCTTCTTGATCACTTCGAATATTATGTTACTTAAACTAAAACTCTTTGAATGGAGGCAGGAACTTATCTTCTAGCGGGTTAACCGGTCACTTATCGCCGTCCTTCTCCAACCTCTCAATGATTCAAGAGCTGTGAGTTAATCTAAtccaacaatattttttttcatttttttgtatagTGTTAAAGATTTTCTTGACTTGAATTACAACTCTATTATGTTCTTAACCGACAGAGACTTATCAAACAACGGCTTAACTGGAGACATACCAGAGTTTCTGTCAAGGCTGAAGTTTTTGAGGGTTTTGTAAGTTCTAAAAGTAATTATAAGAAACATAGGTGTGGACTCTGAATCTTTATAATATCTGCAGAAATCTAGAGAAAAACAAGCTAACAGGTTCAGTTCCATCCGAGCTATTAGAAAAATCAAAGACAGGATCACTCACCTTAAGGGTTGGGGAGAATCCAGGACTCTGTAGCGAGGTTTCTTGCGGGAAAAGCAACAAGAAAACACTAGTGATAGCGATTGTCTCATCATTTGCAGCATTGTTCATTCTTATGATGCTGTCTGGTGTGTTCTGGAAGATCAAGAATAAAAGGAAAAAGTCTGGTAAAaaaatctatctatcttattagtTATTACACATCTGTCTATCTATATCGATCATGATACCAACTGTTAAATTTCTCTTGCATAGACAACGGAATAAGAAACGGCCCCAAGGCAAAACTGGAGAACAAGTTACTGTTTACATATGCAGACGTTGTCAAGATGACAAATAATTTCGGTCGTGTCCTTGGCAGAGGAGGGTTTGGAACTGTCTACCATGGCTACTATAACAACATTCAAGTCGCTGTTAAACTTTTATCAGCAACATCAGCTCAAGGATACAAAGAGTTTCGCTCTGAGGTAATGATTACAAAAGGATATACAAACATTTCCCTCCAAGATCATaagtagtgaatctacatatatatatttgtataggTTGAAGTTCTTGTGAGGGTTCATCATGTAAACCTCACTGCGCTGATCGGTTACTTCCATGAAGCTGATCAGATGGGGTTGATCTATGAGTTCATGGCTAACGGAAACATGGCTGATCATCTCTCTGGGAAGTATGACCATATATTGAGCTGGAAACAAAGGCTTTCAGATTGCACTCGATGCAGCACAAGGACTTGAGTATCTTCACTGTGGATGCAAACCTGCGATAGTTCACAGAGATGTGAAGACTTCCAACATATTGTTGGACGATAAAAACAGAGCCAAGCTTGCGGATTTTGGACTCTCTAGGAGTTTTCAGACAGAGAGTCGTTCTCATGTGTCCACTCTAGTCGCTGGAACTCCAGGATATCTAGATCCTCTGTCAGCTTTCTCTCTTTTTGTCTCCTCACAATATACCAAAAATAACAAGGAATATTCATTTGAgttgtgtttttgtttgtgtAGATGCTTTGAGACAAATGGGTTAAACGAGAAGAGCGACATTTACAGTTTTGGAGTTGTTCTGTTGGAGATGATTACGGGAAAAACTGTGATCGGTGAGTCGCAGAGGAAGCGTGTTCATGTGAGTGATTGGGTGATATCGATCTTGAAGTCTACTAATGATGTGAACAAAGTTATAGACTCCAAATGCCGAGAGATTTTGATGCAAACTCTGTTTGGAAAGTTGTGGAGCTTGCGTTGGCGTCTGTTTCACAGAACGTTTCTGAGAGGCCGAACATGCAACATATTGTTAGAGGATTCCTTAAAGGAATGTCTTCAAAGAGAAGAGACCACAAGAGTGTAAAAAGTAAAGGGTTGGAAATGGAAAGATGTGGAAAATTTGGGGGCGTTTTTGTAAGTTTGTGTTGTGTATCTTAAAACCCTAAAGTAATTGAATAATTCTCATGTTGTGACTTGTGATGCAAATTTCTCGGGAGATTGGTTCTCTTGTCTGAGGGATCAGTCTCCGGGAAAAGTGTCTATTCCAACCTGAACTATTTGGATCGTGCCAAATACAACCCGAATAAATGGGTAGTACCAAATACGACATGAactcaattaaaactttaaaaatctaCCTGAACTCTTTAAAACGTACCTAAATctacattaaaatattattaaatatttgaaattatataaactactaCTTTTTTCATCgtatcaaattttaaaactttggtaataattttttctaatttatataAACACATAACATGttttacttattatatcttcaataaacttatatcttactaaaatataaaatattaaaatatttaaattacatGATCttagatatatttaaaatttgaaagttatttataaaaattttcttgtatagaattattttttaaaaacttaagtgaatttttttcaaagttattattattttatttgatacacgggaaaaaaatatatctatttcgATCCAAACAATTTTGGTGGTGCCAAATACGATCCGAACACCACATCGGCGGTGCCAAATACGACTTGATATCAATTATAAATTagagaaattgtcaaaaataccaCAAGTTAAGTatcacttttcaaaaataccctcaatcaaaaatatatataaaatttgggtttaggttttagtgattagtgtttagggtttagtattaaggggtttggtttgggtttatatatgttttataaatttttgaaaaattagtttagtgttattttatcaaaaatttagggtatttttgaaaatatccCTTTGTTGAtggtaaacataaaaaaattagtatcaCCAAATGGTATAAGTGAAATTTTCCCTAATTAGAAAAAATACATGTACTTAAAATGTGCTTAAATCTATATTGACTCTAACAGAAATTAGTTATtgtttttaataagataaaacaacgttgttttatatatatatatatatatatatatatatatatatataaatatgtttaatattttgagCAAGATATCTTAGTGAAAGAAAGGTAAAAGGTTCTTaatttttgaacaaaatatcaaaatatattaataataactttgaaaaaaatttcacttaagttttaaaaataaaaataatctatacaagaaatttttataaataacttcaaaattttaagtatatctaagatcatgtaattatatatattttatatttatattttagtaagatataagtttattgaagatataataagtaaaaacatgttatgtGTTATATAAATCAGAGAAAAAATTATCactaaagtttttaaaattttaatacgatgaaaaatagtagtttatataatttcaaatatttaataatatttcaatgtagatttaggcacgttttaaaaagttcaggtaggtttttaaaaagatttaattGAGTTCAGGTTGTTTTTGGCACTACTCATTTGTTCGGGTTGTATTTGGCAGAATCCAAATAGTTCAGGTTGGAATATGCACTTTTCCCATCAGTCTCCGGGTGTTAACATTGCAGTTTTGGAAGCCCATTATATCAATTTACCGGGGCCGGCGACAAAAGTTTTAGAAGCCCATATGGTTCTTTTGCAAgaaacaatgaaaaaaaaaaagaggagacAAAAGAATACAGTGACAGGGAGACAAAGACCCAAAATCGCGTGGGGACCCATGTACCTTTTGAAGAAAAACGCTGATTCCTTTGGACTTTTGAGACGCACGGTCTGTGCTGCTGTCCTTACAAATCTTCTGTTTAACTCACGCGATCGCTCTCCCTCACACGGCTGCTTCAAAAACGTGCTTCTTGTAACCGCTCANNNNNNNNNNNNNNNNNNNNNNNNNNNNNNNNNNNNNNNNNNNNNNNNNNNNNNNNNNNNNNNNNNNNNNNNNNNNNNNNNNNNNNNNNNNNNNNNNNNNAaaatgtttaccaaaaaaaaaaaaaaaagaatgaaatttGTTACTTCTCAAATTTGAtaagaaataatttttgttttatatttcttttaaaatgagGAATGAAAATgaactatataattaaaaatggtGCATTTTGAatggaaagaagaaaaaatcagTATTTCCATTTATTCATTTGATCAAGATTTGTAGCATTAACCATTATCCATTAGTAATAGTCAAGCCTTAATCATTATACATTAGTAGTAGTCAATTGCATCCATGTTCCAATTAAACATGATGTTGATAGGGAATAAATTTTGGATAGGGAATAAAACGAAGTGATAGTCATAATTAATCTATGGTACAATGGatatgtactttttttttttgaagcaTTATATACACGTAAATCTCATTAAATCTTTGATAGTGTAGTCCATAACGTTCAACGGGGCAAACGACGTGGTCATAAGTGGAGTGAAATCGATGAACAGTCAGATGTCCCATATGACCCTCAAGGGTTGCACCAATGTGGCTGTCCGTAACATCAAGCTAGTGGCTCCCGGAAACAGCCCAAACACCGACGGTTTTGGCGTTCAATCCTCCACAGGAATCACACTCACTGGAAGCACAGTTCAGACCGGAGACGATTGTGTTTCTATCGGCCCTGGCACCCGCAACTTCCTCATCTCCAAACTTAACTGTGGCCCAGGTCACGGGGTTAGGTATGTGTCACACACCGTATAGTTATTAGAAATTCGTACATGTACAAACTCACACTACATACTATACTCTCTGATGAATTAGAGTGATGCTTTAACGAAAACGTCTAATGAATTAGTTTAAGACTTTCATATAAATGTAACAATATAGTTTGAGGTGGCTATGAATTTATATATACGACGACTATGTGATGGTTCGCAGTATTGGGAGCTTGGCAAAGACATTGAACGAAGATGGAGTAGAGAACGTGACACTATCGAATTCAGTATTCACCGGAACACAAAACGGCGTGAGGATCAAGTCGTGGGCGAGGGCGAGTACTGGATTCGTTAATAAAGTCTTCTTCCAAAACCTAATCATGAAGAACGTCCAAAACCCTATCATAATCGACCAAAACTATTGTCCTACCCACCAAGGTTGCCCTACCGAGGTATATATAAACATGCATATCATATTTTGATCCAGACTGATCAATAtacatgtttattaattattgttataAGTTCTGATAAAGCATTTATGTGTATGTATAATTATATAGCATTCAGGGGTGAAGATTAGCCAAGTGACGTATAGGAACATACAAGGAACGTCCGCGACACAGCAAGCGATGAATCTGGCATGCAGCAAGACCAATCCATGCACAGGAATCACATTACAAGATATTAAGCTTACTTACAACAAAGGAACTCCTGCTACTTCCTACTGTTTCAATGCTAGAGGGACTAATCTCGGTGTTATTCAACCTACGAGTTGTCTCAACCGATAACATCAAAATAATTCAAAGTGTacatttatttgtttgtaagGTGAAATGCTATTAGGAGATTGAGtttttttcatcttttaatCATTGTTACCTGGTGAATATAATAAAAGATTAACAAAACGATTATCCGAATAGTTTAGTGTCCAGTAGCTTTGGATATCAACCGGTTAAACGCTACCCAAAGTGCTAgtttttttcaataaataaaatattttaatttcacatTACTACAAAGTGGAAGAGTTTAACCTGTCACAATCACGTGTGCTGTCTGATCATGCATGAGGAATCTAAACTTTAAAGCATGTAGAAAGAGAGAAGCGAGTCGAGATTTTTCTAACTCTCGCATATGCCTTCAGACTCAGATTCTCAGACGGCAAATTCAACAAGAGAACGTATGCACTCTGAGATTCAGTCTCAACAAGTAACGAACGTTTATACAAGTCTTCTTAAACCATTTAGATTCACGTGAGGAGAGTCAAAAGTTGAATACTAGCTACCTGAACAGTGGTCTCGAAGCAAATCTACAGTTTCTTACACAGATGTATTCTTGAAATAATCAAAGAATGAATAAAAGCAATTCTTCACCTCATGCATTTTTGTATGTGATGGCTTTGTTGTTCTTCTGCTCTAAGATCTAGTTCATAAGTGTCATCAATGTTACAAGAGCTCATCACCGGCTTTTACCCCGTCTAGTATCTGTCGGATG
The Raphanus sativus cultivar WK10039 chromosome 1, ASM80110v3, whole genome shotgun sequence DNA segment above includes these coding regions:
- the LOC130507874 gene encoding pentatricopeptide repeat-containing protein At1g05670, mitochondrial-like; this encodes MKKGTTFALRNFIHLFTLRSSQSIIPNARNLSSSTITDTTRPFPDYSPKKPSVRDTELVHQIANAIKLRRAEPLKRSLKPYECKFKTDHLIWVLMKIRSDYNLVLDFFEWARSRRDSTLEALCIVAHLAVACKDLEVARSLVSSFWERPKMSVDDSFVQFFDLLVYTYKDWGSDPNVFDVFFQVLVECGMVREARKVFEKMLSYGLVLSVDSCNLYLDRLSKDCGEKAVVVFREFPEVGVCWNVASYNIVIHCVCQLGRIREAHHLLVLMELKGYTPDVVSYSTVINGYCRFGELEKVWKLIEVMREKGLKPNSYTYGSIILLLCRRCKLAEAEEAFREMIEQGIVPDAVVYTTLIDGFCKGGNIRTASKIFHEMLSLDIAPDVLTYTAIISGFCRVSDMVEAGRLFREMLCRGLEPDSITFTEVINGYCKAGQMKEAFSVHNHMIQAGCSPNVVTYTTLIDGLCKEGDLDSANDLLHEMWKLGLQPNLFTYNSIVNGLCKSGNIEEAIKLVGEFDEAAGITPDAVTYTTLMDAYCKAGEMAKAQEVLKEMLGRGIEPTVVTFNVLMNGFCMNGMLEDGEKLLNWMLAKGIAPNATTYNSLVKQYCIRDDMKAAAAVYKDMCSREVGPDGKTYENLIRGHCKARNMKEAWFLYRGMVEKGFSVSASTYSALVKGFLKRKKFVEAREVFEEMKREGLAADKEIFDFFSDAKYKGRRRTDTVVDPVDDIIESYLVDDDELREAN
- the LOC108842810 gene encoding LOW QUALITY PROTEIN: probable LRR receptor-like serine/threonine-protein kinase At1g05700 (The sequence of the model RefSeq protein was modified relative to this genomic sequence to represent the inferred CDS: inserted 3 bases in 2 codons; deleted 4 bases in 3 codons; substituted 1 base at 1 genomic stop codon) — translated: MELCLVYSAAFALCLVVSVLAQDQSVFLSFISIDCGIPSGSSYKDDTTGINYLSDSSFVETGVSKSVSFTAQRQLQTLRSFPEGSRNCYTLTPKQGKGKKYLIRATFMYGNYDVENGSPEFHLFLGGNIWDTVSLTNGSVVVSKEVVYLSQAEQIFVCLGNKGKGTPFMSTLELRFLGNDNTTYDSPNGALFFSRRWDFGSLMDSPVRYDEDVYDRIWIPRNFGYCREINTSLHVISDDNSYNLSSLVMSTAMTPINTTNPITMTLENSDPNVRYFVYIHVAEVEDLTLRPNQTREFDIQINGVTVAPAFSPKYLQTNTFFLNPESQTNIVFSLVRTSKSTLPPIVNALEIYIANSFTQSLTNEEDVNAVMDIKTSYKVKRNWQGDPCMPNDYIWEGLNCSYDSLTPPRITSLNLSSSGLTGHLSPSFSNLSMIQELDLSNNGLTGDIPEFLSRLKFLRVLNLEKNKLTGSVPSELLEKSKTGSLTLRVGENPGLCSEVSCGKSNKKTLVIAIVSSFAALFILMMLSGVFWKIKNKRKKSGKKIYLSYXLLHICLSISIMIPTVKXFSCIDNGIRNGPKAKLENKLLFTYADVVKMTNNFGRVLGRGGFGTVYHGYYNNIQVAVKLLSATSAQGYKEFRSEVEVLVRVHHVNLTALIGYFHEADQMGLIYEFMANGNMADHLSGKYDHILSWKQRLQIALDAAQGLEYLHCGCKPAIVHRDVKTSNILLDDKNRAKLADFGLSRSFQTESRSHVSTLVAGTPGYLDPLCFETNGLNEKSDIYSFGVVLLEMITGKTVIGESQRKRVHVSDWVISILKSTNDVNKVIDSXMPRDFDANSVWKVVELALASVSQNVSERPNMQHIVRGSLKECLQREETTRV
- the LOC108807010 gene encoding polygalacturonase-like, encoding MYLLKKNADSFGLLRRTSITFNGANDVVISGVKSMNSQMSHMTLKGCTNVAVRNIKLVAPGNSPNTDGFGVQSSTGITLTGSTVQTGDDCVSIGPGTRNFLISKLNCGPGHGVSIGSLAKTLNEDGVENVTLSNSVFTGTQNGVRIKSWARASTGFVNKVFFQNLIMKNVQNPIIIDQNYCPTHQGCPTEHSGVKISQVTYRNIQGTSATQQAMNLACSKTNPCTGITLQDIKLTYNKGTPATSYCFNARGTNLGVIQPTSCLNR